In one window of Limnohabitans sp. MORI2 DNA:
- a CDS encoding leucyl aminopeptidase yields MNFELKTLDLHAAATHKTDALIILVSAKDKPSKSVLSQLIVNARKSGDLDDSPARLLTVWQPQGVNASRVVLVSSADGSAAQVRKAVTAAVNAVKAAKPAHLTVCLTDATDQRLQAAAQAVADASYVYTATKPSAKASTLKRVVLALPTAEKTKAAKAAFEWAKAQVAGVSLAKEWGNRPANHATPTHLAKVAQELGKKAGIKCQVLGPKDIEKLGMGSFAAVARGSVEPLRFIVLQYTGAAKTEAPTVLVGKGITFDTGGISLKPGPGMDEMKFDMCGAASVLGTFEALSHLKPAINVVGLIPTCENMPDGTALKPGDVITSMSGQTIEVLNTDAEGRLILCDALTYAARFKPRAVIDIATLTGACVISLGHIRSGLFSPSDELANALFAAGEAALDPCWRLPLDEEYAEGLKSNFADVANVAGRDGGSITAAKFLQRFAKDYPWAHLDIAGSAWKSGAAKGATGRPVGLLLQYLLADQNKTTRRAKA; encoded by the coding sequence ATGAACTTCGAGCTCAAGACCCTAGATTTACACGCTGCAGCCACGCATAAAACCGATGCGCTGATTATCTTGGTATCAGCCAAGGACAAGCCTAGCAAAAGCGTTTTGTCGCAACTTATTGTCAATGCCCGCAAAAGTGGCGACCTGGATGACAGCCCAGCCAGGCTTCTGACGGTGTGGCAGCCTCAGGGCGTGAATGCCTCGCGCGTGGTGCTGGTGTCATCCGCTGACGGCTCTGCCGCTCAAGTTCGAAAAGCTGTCACCGCGGCAGTGAATGCTGTGAAGGCGGCTAAACCGGCGCATCTGACGGTGTGTCTGACAGATGCAACAGACCAGCGTCTTCAGGCTGCTGCTCAAGCTGTAGCCGATGCGAGCTACGTGTACACCGCTACCAAACCCTCTGCCAAGGCCTCCACCCTCAAACGTGTGGTGTTGGCCTTGCCCACCGCCGAAAAAACCAAAGCAGCCAAAGCTGCCTTCGAATGGGCCAAGGCCCAAGTGGCCGGTGTGTCGCTGGCCAAAGAGTGGGGCAATCGCCCCGCCAACCACGCCACACCCACGCACTTGGCCAAGGTGGCGCAAGAGTTGGGCAAAAAGGCTGGCATCAAATGCCAAGTGTTGGGCCCCAAAGACATCGAGAAACTCGGCATGGGTTCCTTCGCCGCCGTGGCGCGTGGCTCGGTGGAGCCTTTGCGTTTCATCGTGTTGCAGTACACGGGCGCTGCGAAAACCGAAGCGCCCACCGTGTTGGTGGGCAAGGGCATCACGTTTGACACGGGCGGTATTTCGCTCAAGCCAGGCCCTGGCATGGATGAAATGAAATTCGACATGTGTGGCGCTGCCAGCGTGTTGGGCACATTTGAGGCCTTGTCGCATTTGAAGCCTGCCATCAACGTGGTCGGCCTCATTCCTACTTGCGAAAACATGCCTGACGGTACGGCTTTGAAGCCAGGTGATGTCATCACCAGTATGAGCGGCCAAACCATTGAGGTGCTGAATACCGACGCTGAAGGCCGTTTGATTTTGTGCGACGCCTTGACCTACGCCGCGCGTTTCAAGCCCCGCGCTGTGATTGACATCGCCACGCTCACTGGCGCGTGCGTGATCTCGCTGGGGCATATCCGCAGCGGTTTGTTCTCGCCTTCAGACGAGTTGGCCAATGCCTTGTTTGCCGCAGGCGAAGCCGCGCTCGACCCCTGCTGGCGCTTGCCCTTGGACGAGGAGTACGCCGAAGGTCTTAAATCCAACTTTGCCGATGTAGCCAACGTGGCAGGGCGCGATGGCGGCTCCATCACCGCTGCAAAGTTCTTGCAGCGCTTTGCCAAAGACTACCCTTGGGCGCATTTGGACATCGCCGGTTCGGCTTGGAAGAGCGGTGCGGCCAAAGGCGCGACAGGTCGCCCCGTGGGCTTGTTGCTCCAGTACTTGTTGGCGGACCAGAATAAAACGACACGACGCGCCAAAGCCTGA
- a CDS encoding efflux RND transporter periplasmic adaptor subunit: MIQIPRFIFFVFACAWASPSAWAQTATSVALPLSSKQQTALGVQVAPLQAANAGAVLVTASVVAPPGKEVAVSAPYPGQVSRWLVGVGDTVKAGTPLVQFTSPMLGDARRQLNEAALDYKNASAAAQRDQAMFDEGIIPAVRLQLSRAKQEAAQAQLHSREAELSAAGVRFDANTSYATGTLKAPIAGVVVDTAGTVGQRVEAGSVLVKVADSSQLQLDMQLSNEKASLMQAGDEISIPARNAKAKLLGVTRSVDAAQSARARASVTQRGSLQAGELVSVTVHPKGKGATAKPDTQWLVPARALTQWRGKPWLFVTTEQGFEAVPVNVLSSSDDTAFVEAALTPQRKVAVSGIAALRGLLQKDE, translated from the coding sequence GTGATTCAAATTCCTCGTTTTATTTTTTTTGTCTTCGCTTGTGCTTGGGCCAGTCCGAGCGCATGGGCGCAAACAGCGACATCGGTCGCCTTGCCGCTGAGTAGCAAACAACAAACGGCGTTGGGCGTGCAAGTCGCGCCTCTACAGGCAGCCAATGCGGGGGCTGTGTTGGTCACCGCCTCGGTCGTGGCCCCGCCCGGCAAAGAGGTGGCCGTATCTGCACCGTACCCGGGCCAAGTGTCACGTTGGTTGGTGGGCGTCGGCGACACGGTGAAAGCCGGTACACCCTTGGTGCAGTTCACCAGCCCCATGCTGGGGGACGCGCGGCGTCAATTGAATGAAGCCGCACTCGACTACAAAAACGCCAGCGCCGCAGCCCAACGCGACCAAGCCATGTTTGACGAGGGCATCATCCCAGCCGTACGCTTGCAGCTCAGTCGTGCCAAGCAAGAAGCCGCACAAGCGCAGCTGCATTCGCGCGAAGCCGAGTTGTCGGCTGCCGGTGTGCGCTTTGACGCCAACACCAGCTACGCCACCGGCACCTTGAAAGCGCCGATTGCCGGTGTGGTGGTGGACACAGCAGGTACTGTGGGCCAGCGTGTGGAGGCGGGCAGTGTGTTGGTCAAAGTGGCTGACAGCAGCCAGCTGCAGTTGGACATGCAGCTCTCCAACGAGAAAGCCTCGCTCATGCAAGCGGGTGATGAAATTTCAATTCCAGCGCGCAACGCCAAAGCCAAGCTCTTGGGCGTGACCCGCTCGGTCGATGCGGCCCAATCTGCCCGTGCCCGCGCCAGTGTGACGCAACGCGGCAGCTTGCAAGCGGGCGAGCTCGTCTCGGTCACGGTGCATCCCAAGGGCAAAGGTGCGACGGCCAAGCCCGATACGCAGTGGCTGGTGCCCGCACGTGCACTCACCCAATGGCGCGGCAAGCCGTGGCTGTTTGTCACCACTGAGCAAGGCTTTGAGGCCGTGCCCGTGAACGTGCTGTCCTCGTCGGACGACACGGCGTTTGTCGAAGCCGCCTTGACGCCTCAACGCAAAGTGGCGGTGTCGGGCATTGCGGCTTTGCGCGGTTTGCTGCAAAAGGACGAGTGA
- a CDS encoding rod shape-determining protein has translation MPEVILFSRFTKFFSTDIAIDLGTANTLIYTKEDGIVLDEPSVVVIKKEGKFNGKTSVLAVGNDAKAMLGRVPSGIEAIRPMKDGVIADFTVTEVMLKHFIKLAHPHMLFKPSPRIVICVPCGSTQVERRAIRESALGAGASEVYLIEEPMAAAIGAGLPVTEPCGSMVVDIGGGTTEVGIVSLGGMVYKNSARIGGDKFDEAIVNYIRRNFGMLIGEQTAERIKKEIASAFPTGEVMEMEITGRNLSQGVPQSFVISSTEILEALTDTLNNLVSTVKIALESTPPELSSDIAERGIMLTGGGALLRDLDRLISEETGLPVLIAEDPLTCVARGCGMALDQLHSVSGIFTAD, from the coding sequence ATGCCCGAGGTTATTTTGTTTTCTAGATTTACCAAATTTTTCTCGACCGATATTGCCATTGACCTAGGGACTGCTAACACCCTGATTTACACCAAGGAAGACGGCATCGTGCTGGATGAGCCTTCGGTGGTGGTCATCAAAAAAGAAGGTAAGTTCAACGGAAAGACCTCTGTGCTGGCTGTCGGCAATGATGCCAAAGCCATGCTGGGGCGAGTGCCATCGGGGATTGAGGCCATCCGCCCAATGAAAGACGGTGTGATCGCAGATTTCACCGTGACCGAAGTGATGCTCAAACACTTCATCAAGCTCGCACATCCACACATGTTGTTCAAGCCCAGTCCGCGCATTGTGATTTGCGTGCCTTGTGGCTCAACCCAAGTTGAACGACGTGCCATTCGTGAGTCAGCCCTAGGGGCTGGCGCGTCGGAGGTGTACTTGATTGAAGAGCCCATGGCCGCAGCCATTGGCGCGGGTTTGCCTGTGACCGAACCCTGTGGTTCGATGGTGGTGGACATTGGCGGCGGCACCACTGAGGTGGGCATCGTCTCCTTGGGGGGGATGGTGTACAAAAACAGTGCTCGCATTGGTGGCGATAAATTTGACGAAGCCATCGTGAACTACATCCGTCGTAACTTTGGCATGCTCATTGGTGAGCAAACCGCAGAACGCATCAAGAAGGAAATTGCCAGCGCCTTTCCCACGGGGGAGGTCATGGAGATGGAAATCACGGGACGTAACTTGAGCCAAGGCGTGCCACAAAGCTTTGTCATCAGCTCTACTGAAATTTTGGAAGCATTGACGGACACACTCAACAACTTGGTGTCCACCGTCAAAATTGCCCTAGAAAGTACACCGCCTGAATTGAGCTCAGACATTGCTGAGCGCGGCATCATGCTCACAGGTGGTGGAGCTTTGTTACGTGACCTCGATCGTTTGATTTCAGAGGAGACAGGATTGCCCGTGTTGATTGCCGAAGATCCGCTGACTTGCGTGGCACGCGGTTGCGGGATGGCCTTGGATCAATTGCACAGCGTCAGCGGCATTTTCACGGCAGATTGA
- a CDS encoding branched-chain amino acid ABC transporter substrate-binding protein, which yields MHFSLKLTAVATLATLSGLTLAQEQVVKIGHVGPVSGAIAHLGKDNEYGARLAVEEINAKGVSINGKKIKFELVAEDDAADPKQGTAAAQKLVDAKVSGVIGHLNSGTTIPASKIYSDAGIPQISPSSTNPKYTRQGYKTAFRVVADDVHLGGTLGRYAVNELKGKTIAVIDDRTAYGQGVAEEFEKAVKAAGGNVVAHEFTTDKATDFMPILTTLKGKKPDIIFFGGMDAVGGPMMKQMKSLGIKAKFMGGDGICTNEMIKLAGDAMADGQVVCAEAGGVDGALKKGMDDFSAKFKKRFNDDVKLYSPYVYDAVYVMVDAMQRAKSTEPAKYLPELAKTNGFKGVTGTISFDAKGDIKNGALTLYTFKAGKRDQIAVVR from the coding sequence ATGCATTTTTCTCTCAAGTTGACCGCCGTTGCTACATTGGCCACCCTCAGTGGTTTGACCTTGGCACAAGAACAAGTGGTGAAAATTGGTCACGTTGGGCCTGTGAGCGGCGCCATCGCGCATCTGGGTAAAGACAACGAATACGGCGCTCGTTTGGCGGTTGAAGAAATCAACGCCAAGGGCGTGAGCATCAATGGCAAAAAAATCAAATTCGAATTGGTGGCTGAAGACGATGCTGCCGATCCCAAGCAAGGGACAGCAGCGGCACAAAAACTGGTTGACGCCAAAGTCAGTGGTGTCATTGGACACTTGAATTCGGGCACTACGATTCCTGCATCCAAGATTTACAGCGATGCCGGCATCCCTCAAATTTCACCATCATCGACCAATCCAAAGTACACACGACAAGGCTACAAAACTGCCTTCCGTGTGGTGGCAGACGATGTCCACTTAGGGGGTACCTTAGGTCGCTACGCGGTGAATGAACTCAAAGGCAAAACCATCGCCGTGATCGATGACCGCACGGCCTACGGTCAAGGTGTGGCGGAAGAGTTTGAAAAAGCGGTCAAGGCCGCTGGTGGCAACGTGGTGGCGCATGAATTCACCACCGACAAAGCCACCGACTTCATGCCTATTTTGACCACGCTCAAAGGCAAGAAACCCGACATCATCTTCTTTGGCGGCATGGACGCTGTAGGTGGCCCCATGATGAAGCAAATGAAGTCACTGGGCATCAAAGCCAAGTTCATGGGGGGTGACGGTATTTGCACCAATGAGATGATCAAGCTGGCGGGGGATGCCATGGCGGATGGTCAAGTGGTGTGCGCCGAAGCGGGCGGTGTTGATGGTGCTTTGAAAAAGGGCATGGACGACTTCAGCGCTAAATTCAAAAAACGTTTCAACGACGATGTGAAGCTTTATTCTCCCTATGTGTATGACGCTGTTTACGTCATGGTCGACGCCATGCAACGTGCCAAATCGACTGAGCCAGCCAAGTACTTGCCAGAGTTGGCCAAGACCAACGGCTTCAAAGGTGTGACAGGCACCATTTCGTTTGATGCCAAAGGCGATATCAAAAACGGCGCCCTCACGCTGTACACCTTCAAAGCCGGTAAACGTGATCAAATTGCGGTGGTTCGATGA
- a CDS encoding DNA polymerase III subunit chi has product MTEIAFHFNAPDKLAYACRLLRKAVASGARVVVTGPATSLQSLDTLLWTFAPLEFIAHCRAGSPAEQLMASPIVLAAQIDGGPELPHHQVLLNLGSAVPAGFERFERTIEVVTLDDDDRQQARARWKHYADRGYSITRHDLKLKDTSA; this is encoded by the coding sequence ATGACTGAGATTGCGTTCCACTTCAACGCGCCTGACAAATTGGCCTATGCCTGCCGCTTGTTGCGCAAGGCGGTTGCCAGTGGCGCGCGTGTGGTGGTGACTGGGCCTGCAACCTCTTTGCAATCTCTAGACACGTTGCTCTGGACGTTCGCGCCGCTGGAGTTCATCGCCCATTGCCGCGCGGGCAGTCCAGCAGAGCAGTTGATGGCATCGCCTATCGTGCTGGCTGCTCAAATTGATGGAGGCCCCGAGTTGCCGCATCATCAAGTGCTGTTGAACTTAGGTTCTGCTGTGCCCGCTGGCTTTGAACGATTTGAACGTACGATTGAAGTGGTCACACTGGACGACGACGATCGCCAGCAAGCCCGAGCCCGTTGGAAACACTACGCTGATCGCGGGTATTCCATCACGCGTCATGATCTGAAGTTGAAGGACACTTCGGCCTGA
- a CDS encoding CusA/CzcA family heavy metal efflux RND transporter — MFDYLIRLSLRFRGLTLGCALLLALAGVYAWFHLPIDAFPDISPTQAKVILKIPGMTPEEVEQRVVKPIEQEMLSIPNKRIVRSISKYGIADITIDFDEGVDIYWARQQVSERLNGVMRDLPASVSGGLAPISTPLSEVYMFTVEGADYSLAERRRALDWVIRPELRIIAGVAEVNSLGGEVQSFEVIPHSAKMATLGVRLSDLREALQSNNSNDGAGRITAGEEALVVRVEGAVKTLDDLRALRLPISQQRKVQLDDVATVTLGALTRYGAVTHDGQGEAVEGLVLGMRGVNARELVTAVDAKLTELAPRLPKGMTVHTFYNRGELVERAANTVIRALIEASVLVCITLYVFLGGMRAALVVAVALPLSLLSTFLLMRAFGLTANLMSLGGLAIALGMLVDAAVVVVENIEAAFATHTGKHGLSKTEILLRAVEQVVKPVTSGVLIIGVVFLPLLTLEGLEGKLFVPVALTIVMALSSSLLMAFTVIPALASWLLQEEGTHEPPVVQKLHALYVRWRDRVWAQAQWLYRVSLGSLVVAVVLYTLVGKTFMPTLDEGDVLVQLQKIPSISLASSLEMDTRVQQAILDNVPEVKSIVARTGSDELGLDPMGLNETDTFLVLQPKNTWRGNKDDVIRHLREVLDGFPGLVYGFTQPIEMRVSEMLTGARGDVIVKVFGSNLEHINTAARQIAEAVRKVEGAAEVIAPKAEGLQYVTVSLNRTALGQAGFSVESFQQALKNQIEGETLGVVLQDGVRVPLVIKGQEAARQSVETFKNIAMHAPDGRNWLVSSLAEVRLMDGPIRVDHEQSQRFASVQVSVDGRDLTGYVADAQKAVAALQLPEGVHLVWGGQFENQQRAAARLGLVIPAAMALIFTILVFTFGSAVQAVIVFLNIPFALVGGVVALAVSGEYLSVPASVGFIALLGIAVLNGVVMVTHFNERLMDGEPMSQVVRLGTERRLRPVLMTAIITALGMIPLLFATGPGSEIQRPLAIVVTGGLVSSTLLTLLLLPKLFERFGELTAIPWPVFVQRHLGRKP, encoded by the coding sequence ATGTTTGATTACCTCATTCGTCTGAGCCTGCGATTTCGTGGTCTCACGCTGGGTTGTGCGCTGCTGCTGGCGCTGGCTGGCGTGTATGCGTGGTTCCACTTGCCGATTGACGCGTTCCCCGATATCTCGCCCACGCAAGCCAAGGTCATTCTCAAAATTCCTGGCATGACACCCGAAGAGGTGGAGCAGCGGGTTGTCAAGCCCATTGAGCAAGAAATGCTCAGCATCCCCAACAAACGCATCGTTCGTTCCATCTCTAAATACGGCATTGCCGACATCACGATTGACTTTGACGAAGGCGTTGACATTTACTGGGCACGCCAACAAGTGTCCGAGCGCTTGAATGGTGTGATGCGCGACTTGCCCGCCAGTGTGAGCGGCGGCTTGGCCCCCATCAGCACGCCGCTGAGCGAGGTCTACATGTTCACCGTCGAAGGTGCGGACTACAGCTTGGCCGAGCGTCGCCGTGCACTCGATTGGGTGATTCGTCCCGAGTTGCGCATCATCGCCGGTGTGGCCGAAGTCAACTCGCTCGGCGGCGAGGTCCAAAGTTTTGAGGTGATTCCGCACAGCGCCAAGATGGCTACCTTGGGCGTGCGCTTGAGCGATCTGCGCGAAGCCTTGCAAAGTAACAACAGCAACGATGGTGCAGGTCGCATTACTGCCGGCGAAGAGGCCTTGGTCGTGCGCGTTGAGGGCGCAGTGAAAACGCTAGACGATCTGCGAGCCCTGCGTCTTCCAATCAGCCAACAGCGCAAGGTTCAGTTGGATGATGTGGCCACGGTCACCCTAGGTGCACTCACGCGGTATGGCGCAGTGACCCACGATGGACAAGGCGAAGCTGTAGAAGGGCTGGTGCTGGGTATGCGAGGGGTGAATGCGCGGGAGTTGGTCACGGCCGTGGATGCCAAGCTTACCGAGCTCGCTCCACGATTACCCAAAGGTATGACAGTTCATACTTTCTACAACCGAGGCGAATTGGTGGAGCGTGCGGCCAACACCGTGATTCGCGCACTCATCGAAGCCTCAGTCTTGGTGTGTATCACCTTGTATGTATTTTTAGGCGGCATGCGTGCAGCATTGGTGGTGGCAGTGGCCTTGCCGTTGTCCTTGCTCTCGACGTTTTTGCTCATGCGTGCGTTTGGTTTGACCGCTAACCTGATGAGCTTGGGAGGGCTGGCGATTGCGCTGGGCATGTTGGTCGATGCAGCGGTGGTGGTGGTCGAGAACATCGAGGCCGCGTTCGCTACGCACACGGGCAAACACGGTTTGAGCAAAACAGAAATCTTATTGCGTGCGGTAGAGCAAGTGGTCAAGCCGGTGACTTCGGGCGTGCTCATCATTGGCGTGGTGTTCTTGCCTTTGCTCACCCTCGAAGGTTTGGAGGGAAAGTTGTTTGTACCAGTGGCACTCACCATCGTCATGGCGTTGTCGTCCTCGCTGCTCATGGCATTCACGGTGATTCCCGCCTTGGCCTCTTGGCTGTTGCAGGAAGAGGGCACACATGAGCCGCCTGTGGTGCAAAAACTTCACGCGCTATACGTGCGCTGGCGTGACCGTGTGTGGGCCCAAGCTCAGTGGTTGTATCGTGTGTCACTCGGCTCATTGGTGGTCGCGGTGGTGCTGTACACCCTGGTGGGCAAAACCTTCATGCCCACATTGGACGAGGGCGATGTGTTGGTGCAATTGCAGAAGATCCCATCCATCTCACTGGCGTCCTCGCTGGAAATGGACACCCGTGTGCAGCAAGCCATTTTGGACAATGTGCCAGAGGTTAAATCTATCGTAGCGCGCACAGGCTCTGATGAATTAGGCTTGGACCCCATGGGCTTGAACGAGACCGATACCTTCTTAGTTCTGCAACCCAAAAACACGTGGCGCGGCAACAAGGACGATGTCATCCGCCATTTACGTGAAGTGTTAGACGGATTTCCTGGTTTGGTCTACGGCTTCACACAACCGATTGAAATGCGCGTGTCTGAAATGCTCACAGGTGCTCGCGGTGATGTGATTGTGAAAGTGTTTGGCAGCAACCTTGAGCACATCAACACCGCTGCACGGCAAATCGCCGAAGCCGTTCGCAAGGTCGAAGGGGCCGCTGAGGTGATTGCGCCCAAAGCCGAAGGCTTGCAATACGTGACCGTGAGTTTGAACCGCACGGCCTTGGGTCAAGCGGGCTTCAGTGTGGAGAGTTTCCAGCAAGCCTTGAAAAATCAAATTGAGGGCGAGACGTTGGGTGTTGTGCTGCAAGACGGGGTGCGTGTGCCCTTGGTCATCAAAGGCCAAGAGGCGGCGCGGCAAAGTGTGGAGACATTTAAAAACATCGCGATGCATGCGCCGGATGGTCGCAACTGGTTGGTCAGCTCGCTGGCGGAGGTGCGCTTGATGGATGGTCCCATTCGCGTCGACCACGAACAAAGCCAGCGTTTTGCCAGCGTGCAGGTGTCGGTCGATGGCCGCGATCTCACGGGCTATGTGGCTGACGCCCAAAAAGCCGTGGCTGCTTTGCAGTTGCCTGAGGGCGTGCACTTGGTATGGGGCGGTCAGTTTGAAAACCAACAGCGCGCAGCTGCGCGTTTGGGGTTGGTCATTCCGGCGGCCATGGCCTTGATCTTCACCATCTTGGTGTTTACCTTTGGCTCCGCCGTGCAAGCGGTCATTGTGTTTCTCAACATCCCGTTTGCCTTGGTCGGCGGGGTGGTGGCCTTGGCGGTGTCGGGCGAATATTTGTCGGTGCCTGCCTCGGTGGGCTTCATTGCTTTGCTGGGCATTGCGGTGCTCAACGGGGTGGTGATGGTCACGCACTTCAACGAGCGTTTGATGGACGGTGAGCCGATGAGCCAAGTGGTGCGTTTGGGCACCGAGCGTCGACTGCGACCCGTGTTGATGACCGCCATCATCACCGCGCTGGGCATGATTCCGCTGCTGTTTGCCACGGGGCCTGGCTCTGAAATTCAGCGCCCCTTGGCCATTGTGGTGACGGGTGGTTTGGTGAGTTCGACCTTGCTCACGCTCTTGCTGTTGCCCAAGTTGTTTGAACGCTTTGGCGAGCTCACGGCCATCCCGTGGCCTGTGTTTGTGCAACGTCATTTAGGGAGAAAGCCATGA
- the lptF gene encoding LPS export ABC transporter permease LptF: protein MLFHSSIRKELARSFGATLIVLVTIVMTMMLIRTLGQASVGSVNPAEVTLILGYTMLGQLPILLTMSLFISAVGTLSRMYLESEMVIWLASGKGLRALARPMIRFAWPMFLSVFVLMLIVWPWSNEKIGELKNRYEKRGDLERVAPGQFQESASGLRVFFIDKESIDNKEGKNVFISSTDHNKQSMTSSKTGHVEIIDDEQYLVLEDGQRVEQTIGKTEIKITQFKRYTTQLNPSATTAEKPPLKTVSSLDLFQNPTPGNLGELGWRLGVAFSAFNVIIIALAITSANPRVGRGGNLAQALLIFVVYFNLINLGQTWVGSGKTQLATFFVALHGGVFLLAYTWLTVRHNNWNWRQLLKQARP from the coding sequence ATGTTATTCCATTCCTCTATTCGTAAAGAGCTCGCGCGCAGTTTTGGCGCCACGCTGATCGTCTTGGTCACCATTGTGATGACCATGATGCTCATTCGCACCCTTGGGCAAGCCTCGGTCGGTAGCGTCAATCCAGCAGAGGTCACCTTGATTTTGGGCTACACCATGCTGGGGCAACTGCCCATCTTGCTCACTATGAGTCTGTTTATTTCGGCTGTTGGCACGCTTTCACGCATGTATTTAGAGAGCGAGATGGTGATCTGGCTAGCAAGCGGCAAGGGACTTCGGGCATTGGCAAGACCGATGATTCGTTTTGCTTGGCCTATGTTTTTGAGTGTGTTTGTGCTCATGCTGATCGTTTGGCCTTGGTCTAACGAAAAAATTGGCGAATTGAAAAATCGTTATGAAAAACGCGGTGACCTAGAACGCGTGGCGCCCGGTCAATTTCAAGAGTCTGCCAGCGGCCTGCGCGTGTTCTTCATTGACAAGGAAAGCATCGACAACAAGGAAGGCAAAAACGTCTTTATTTCTTCCACGGATCACAACAAACAGTCCATGACTTCCTCAAAAACCGGGCATGTTGAAATCATTGATGATGAACAATACTTGGTCCTTGAGGATGGTCAACGCGTTGAGCAGACGATTGGCAAAACTGAAATCAAAATCACGCAATTCAAGCGTTACACCACCCAACTCAACCCATCCGCAACAACGGCGGAAAAGCCTCCACTGAAAACCGTTTCTAGCTTGGATTTATTTCAAAATCCGACCCCCGGAAATTTGGGTGAGCTCGGATGGCGACTAGGCGTGGCATTTTCGGCTTTCAATGTCATCATCATTGCCCTCGCCATCACCAGCGCTAACCCGCGTGTGGGTCGTGGCGGCAACCTCGCACAAGCACTTCTTATCTTTGTGGTGTATTTCAATTTGATCAACCTAGGCCAAACTTGGGTGGGTTCGGGCAAGACTCAGCTCGCGACGTTCTTCGTGGCTTTGCATGGCGGTGTTTTCTTATTGGCCTACACATGGCTCACGGTAAGACACAACAACTGGAACTGGCGCCAGTTGCTCAAACAAGCCAGACCTTAA
- a CDS encoding TolC family protein gives MKRIASRAWCAAVCMTLHGALFAADSVALTQSSVSVLSVYLPSEAAAREALINSPGLQAARAEKEAWLARAKVVGAGPHEFTVRGTSQHRQEQISGGARWHEKTVSIETPLRFWGKWGVDSALEDKTQAYAELGYADALHEGGRELIQLWFVYLNALAAEQNASTALELTSKMQRMTQVQLKHGEVSKLDAELASAEHERTQAALAVAQAQRVSAAAVLQRRFPSLALPSGTVLRDAPGLPAMAGSMNELRQAYVDKNHELNLMRLQAERLRLSADRASRERLPDPTVGVFSSRDKGGAETVNGVLLSVPLPGTARWHHHSAALAEARAASDKVVLAEQQKSAVFEGLWSAYQNKRQAAEQLKSAAQRQGMAADKSLKAYSLGEGTLADVLLIGRMASDNLHAAQRMQLEAAELLALIRLDLHEMWDFD, from the coding sequence ATGAAGCGAATCGCATCCCGTGCTTGGTGTGCCGCTGTGTGCATGACGCTGCACGGTGCTTTGTTTGCGGCAGATTCGGTGGCGTTGACTCAATCGTCAGTCTCGGTCCTGTCGGTGTATTTGCCCAGCGAGGCGGCCGCACGCGAGGCGTTGATCAACAGCCCTGGCTTGCAAGCGGCGCGTGCCGAAAAAGAAGCCTGGTTGGCCCGCGCCAAAGTGGTTGGGGCTGGGCCGCATGAGTTCACCGTGCGTGGCACATCTCAGCATCGCCAAGAGCAAATCAGTGGTGGTGCCCGCTGGCATGAAAAAACAGTCAGCATCGAAACGCCTTTGCGTTTTTGGGGCAAGTGGGGCGTGGACTCGGCGCTCGAAGACAAAACCCAAGCCTATGCCGAGCTCGGTTATGCCGATGCCTTGCACGAAGGCGGGCGCGAGTTGATTCAACTTTGGTTCGTCTATCTCAATGCTTTGGCCGCTGAGCAAAACGCCAGCACCGCGCTAGAGCTCACCTCCAAGATGCAACGCATGACGCAGGTGCAGCTCAAGCATGGCGAGGTGTCCAAGCTCGATGCCGAGTTGGCCAGTGCCGAGCATGAGCGCACACAAGCGGCCTTGGCCGTGGCGCAAGCGCAGCGTGTGAGCGCAGCAGCGGTGTTGCAGCGTCGCTTTCCCAGCTTGGCTTTGCCCAGCGGCACGGTGTTGCGCGATGCACCTGGTTTGCCCGCCATGGCCGGTAGCATGAACGAGCTGCGCCAAGCCTATGTGGACAAAAACCACGAACTCAACCTCATGCGCTTGCAGGCCGAGCGTTTGCGCTTGAGTGCAGACCGCGCCTCGCGCGAGCGCTTGCCCGACCCCACCGTGGGCGTGTTCAGCAGCCGCGACAAGGGGGGCGCAGAAACGGTCAATGGCGTGTTGCTCTCTGTGCCCTTGCCGGGCACGGCCAGGTGGCATCACCACAGTGCGGCTTTGGCCGAGGCGCGAGCCGCCAGCGACAAAGTGGTGCTGGCCGAACAACAAAAAAGTGCGGTGTTTGAAGGCTTGTGGTCGGCCTACCAAAACAAGCGTCAAGCGGCTGAGCAATTGAAATCAGCCGCGCAGCGTCAAGGCATGGCAGCCGACAAATCACTCAAAGCCTACAGCTTGGGTGAGGGCACCTTGGCCGATGTGCTGCTGATTGGGCGCATGGCCAGCGACAACTTGCATGCCGCGCAGCGCATGCAGCTTGAGGCGGCGGAGCTGCTCGCGCTCATCCGCCTTGATCTGCATGAGATGTGGGATTTCGATTAA